In the genome of uncultured Pseudomonas sp., the window GTGCACCAGCACCAGGTCGATAAAGTCGGTTTCCAGGCGTTTGAGGCTGCGCTCCACGGAGAAACGGGTGTGCGCCGGGCTGAAGTCGAAGTGCGACTGGCCATTGTCGAACTCTTCGCCGACTTTGCTGACAATCACCCACTGCTGCCGCTGGCCACGCAGCAACGGGCCGAGGCGAGTTTCGCTGGTGCCGTAGGCCGGTGCGGTGTCGATCAGGTTGATGCCCAGGTCATGGGCTTGCGCCAGCAGTTCACGGGCGGCGGCATCATCAGGAATGGTGAAGCCGTTGGGGTATTTCACGCCCTGGTCGCGGCCCAACTTGACCGTGCCCAGGCCCAGTGGCGAAACCAGCAGCTCGGTGGCGCCCAGTGGGCGATGCAGGTTGTGCAGGCTGTGCAGTGGATGCATCAGAACAGTTCCTCCCAGGCAGGTGGCGCGATGGCTGGCCGTGGCAGGGCAGGCAGCGGTGCATGCTGCGCCGGCTGAATGCCGTCCCGGTTAAGTGTAGCCAGCACGCGGTCGGCGAAGTCCGGCGCCAAGGCCAGTTTAGTCGGCCAACCGACCAGCAGATGGTTTTGCTCGTGTAGGAAGGCATTGTCCGGGCGAACCAGCCCGGATTGTGCCGGCTCGGCGCGATCCACGCGTAGGCTGGCCCACTGCGCGGCGGATAGATCCACCCAAGGCAATAAGTCACTCAGCTCTTTCTGTGCTGCCTTGATCTGGCTGGCCTCATCGCGGGCCACGCCATCGGCTTCGGCCAGGTCGCCCCCCAGGTACCAGACCCACTGGCCATCGGCGGCCGGGTGGGTGGTAATGGTCACGCGCGGCTTCGGTCCGCCGCCCAGGCAGTGGGCATACAGCGGTTTCAGGGTTGGCCCTTTAACCAGCACCATATGCAGCGGCCGCAGTTGTTGCGCCGGCTGGCTGAGGCCAAGCGCAGTGAGGAGGTCGGCGTTGCCGGCCCCGGCGCTGAGGATAATGCGCTGTGCGCGTACTTCGCGGCCATCGATGATCAGGCCGACCAGTACGTCATTCTCTCGCAGCGGCAGGATGCGTTCGCCAGCCAGCAAACCATCACCGGCTAATTCGCTCAGCCGACTCATCAGGCTCGGCACATCCAGCACCAGTTCGGCCAGGCGGTAGACCTTGCCCTTGAATGTTGGGTGCTGCAGGGCCGGCGGCAGTTGCTCGCCTTTGACCTGATCGACGCGACCGCGCACGGCCTTGCTGGCGAAAAAGCTGGTGATATTGCCGGCCAGGCTACCGGGCGACCACAGGTAGTGGGCGTCAGAGAGCAGGCGCACGCCAGAGAGGTCCAGCTCACCGTTGCCGGTCAGGGCCTCACGCCAGCGCCGTGGCATGTCGGCGATCGCTTCGGAAGCGCCGGTTAGCGCGCCATGCAGCGCGTATTTGGCGCCGCCGTGGATGATGCCCTGGGATTTCACGCTTTGCCCGCCGCCCAGGCTGGCGCTCTCCACCAGCACGGTGGCAAAGCCCTGGCGGCGTAGGCGCGCATTCAGCCAGAGGCCGGCCACACCGCCGCCAACGATCAAAACATCAGTGCTTAATGCCTGGGACATGCATGCGTCTCACCGGGAAAACAGGCGCGCAGTATAACCCGCTCGCGTCTGGGTCAATGCCCGACGCTGTGAGAGAACAGCTGAATCACCACCACGCCGGCGACGATCAGGCCCATGCCGAGCATGGCCGGAAGATCCAGCTTCTGCTGGTAGAGAAACACCGCAGCGATGCTCACTAGGACGATGCCCAGGCCGGCCCAGACGGCATAGGCGACGCCCACCGGGATGGTTTTCACCACCAAGCTGAGCATCCAGAACGAGATGGCATAGCCAACCACCACCAGCAGTAAGGGGAGGGGCTTGCTGAAGCCATCCAGGGCCTTCATTGAGGTGGTGGCGATGACTTCAGCGGTGATGGCAACAGCGAGGTAGAGATAGCCGCTCATGTGCAGGCCTCCAAGTAGGTTGCGACCATTCTAGTGGCTGGGCTGATGGGATAAAGTGATTGCCTATCTGATTTGGAGATGGGTATGCAGTGGAACCTTGAGCAAATCCGCTTGTTTGTCAGTGTGGCCGAAGGGCAGTCGTTCTCTGCTGTTGGGCGGCAGATGCAGCGTGCGCAGTCGGCGGTGAGCAGCGCGATCGCCCAATTGGAAGATGATCTTGGTGTGCTGCTATTCGCCCGCAGCAGCGGCCGCCAGCCGCGCCTGACCGATGCCGGGGCGGCGTTGCTGGAGGAGGCGCGCGAGGTGCTGCGCCAGTGTCAGCGCCTGGATGGCCGTGCGCTGGGTCTGGCGCGTGGCGAGGAAGTGCGCTTGCGCCTGGCTCAGGATGAGGCGATGCCTTATCAGCCGGTACTCGACAGCCTGGAGGCGCTGGCCCAGCAGTTCCCGCTGTTGGAAGTGCAACTGGCCAGCGGTGCCCAGGGGGATGTTGCACGCAAGTTGCTGGAGCATCGCGCCGATCTTGGTCTGTTATTCCACCACGAGCACATGCCTGACGCCTTGGAGCGCCAGCGCTTGGGCACCATCGAGATGGTTACCGTGTGCGGTGCCGGACATGCCCTGGCGGGTATGGGTCATGCTGATCGGCGCGAACTGGCGCGCCACCGGCAATTGCTCATGGCCCCTCAGGACAGTCATTACCCGGGCGGTGAGCAAATCAGCCCATCGGTTTGGCGGGCTGACAGTTTCTACGCCATGGCGGAACTGTTGATGCGCAATCTGGGCTGGGCCTGGCTGCCGCGCCATGTGGCGCAGTACCCGACCTATCAGGGCCAGTTGGTTGAGCTGAGCAGCGACTGGACCCCGCCACCACTGGTGGTGGAGCTGGTCTGCCGTCGCGATGAAGCACATGGGCCGGCGGCGTTGTGGCTGGCCGAGTGTTTTGCCACGCACCTGCAGGCGATTGGCTGAGCGTGACTCGACGGCTTTTCCTAAAGTGCATAAGCTGCGCGCCATGAATAGAAGCCTCTACACCCTGTTGTTTCATCTTGGTCTGCCGCTGGTCGCCGGGCGTTTGGCTTGGCGCGCCTGGCAAGCGCCGGCCTATGCCAAGCGCATCGGCGAGCGTTTTGCCGTGGGCCTGCCCGCACTCAAGCCCGGCGGTATCTGGCTGCATGCGGTGTCGGTGGGCGAGAGCATCGCCGCTGCGCCGCTGGTGCGTGAGTTGCTGGCGCGCTACCCGGATATGCCGATCACCATCACCTGTATGACGCCGACCGGCTCGGAGCGCATTCAGGCCATGTTCGGCGGCGCGGAGTATGCCGGCCGTGTGCAGCACTGCTATTTGCCCTATGACCTGCCGTGGGCGGCCGCGCGCTTTCTCGACCGTGTGCAGCCCAAGCTGGCGGTGATTATGGAAACCGAGCTGTGGCCCAACCATATTCATCAGTGTGGCCTGCGCGGTATCCCGCTGGCGCTGGCCAATGCGCGGTTGTCCGAGCGCTCGGCGCGCGGCTATGCACGCTTTGCCAAACTGACTGCGCCGATGCTCGCCGAACTGGATTTGATCGCCGTGCAAACGGCGCTTGAGGCCGAGCGTTTTCGCAGCCTTGGCGCGCGTGACGAGTGCGTCGAGGTCACTGGCTCGATCAAGTTTGACCTGACCATTGATCCCGCCTTGCTCAGTCGTGCCGCGCTGTTGCGCGAGCAGTGGCAAGCCGAGTCGCGCCCGGTGTGGATCGCCGCCAGCACCCATGCCGGTGAGGATGAGAGCGTTCTCGCCGCTCATCGCCAGTTGCTCAAGCACCAGCCAGATGCGTTGTTGATCCTAGTGCCGCGCCATCCTGAGCGCTTCAATACGGTTTTTGAGTTGTGCCAACGGCAAGGCTTTAGCACCCGTCGCCGCTCCACGGCAGACGCCGTGCAGGCAGATGATCAGGTGCTACTCGGCGACACCATGGGCGAGTTGCTGTTTCTCTATGCGCTGGCCGATAGCGCCTTCGTCGGTGGCAGTTTGGTCGCTAATGGCGGACATAACCTGCTGGAGCCGGCGGCGCTAGGCATGCCGGTGCTGAGTGGCCCGCACCTGTTCAACTTCCTCGAGATTGCCGCGCAGTTGCGCGCCGCTGGGGCGCTGAGCGAAGTGGCAGATGCTGACGCGCTGGCGCAGCGTGTGGCGCAGTTATGGCGTGAGCCTGAAACCGCAGAGGCCATGCGCACTGCAGGGCTGGCCGTGATGCAGGCCAACCAAGGCGCGCTGGCGCGGCTGCTGGCAGGCCTTGGGCGGTTGTTGGGCTAGTCATCTGCAGATATGGTCTGGGGGTAAAAGCCGTATACACAAAAAGCCCGCTGAACTCGCGGGCTTTTTGTGTAGCAAACTCAGTAGTCTGAGTTGCCGCGCAGCTGCGCTTCGGCGGCTTTGGCCAGGTCCGGCGGCAGGAAGTCTTTATCCGGGTTGTAATCGGACTTCAGGTACTGCTCCAGCGCGCTTAGGTCGTCCGGGCTGAGGGTGCCGGCCGCCTGCTTCAAGCGCAGGTTGTTGAGGATGTAGTCGTAGCGCGCGTTGTTGTAGTTGCGTACCGAGCTGTACAGCTGGCGCTGGGCATCCAGTACGTCAACGATGTTGCGCGTGCCGACCTGGTAGCCGATTTCGGTGGCTTCCAGGGCGCTTTGGTTGGAGATGATCGACTGCTTGCGCGCCTGCACGGTTTCCACGTCGGTGTTGACCGCGCGGTGCAGGTTGCGGGTGTTCTGCACCACCTGGCGGCGCAGGCTTTCACGCAGCTGCTCGCTCTGATTCAGGCGCTGATAGGACTCGCGTACCTGCGAGCTGGTCAGGCCGCCGCTGTACAGCGGGATATTCAATTGCAGGCCAATCGAGCGTTGCTCGACATCACCGCTGAAGCGGTTGACGGTGGCGGCGCTGTTGCTGAAGCCCAGGCTGTCGTTGTCGCCCTTCTGATAGCTGGCCACCGCATCCAGAGTCGGCGCGTGGCCGGATTTACGCTGGCGTAGGGTTTCTTCCGCGGCTTCAACGGCGTAGTTGCTGGCTTGCAGGTTGAGGTTCTGCGCAGCAGCGGTGTCGACCCAAGCTTTAGCGTCGTTCGGCGTCGGCGCGAGGATCGGCAGGCTGTGCTCGATACCTTCCAAGGCGACGAAGTCACGGTTGGTCAGGGTGATCAGCGTTTCGAAGGCATTCTCTACCTGCTGTTGAGCGATGATGCGGTTGGCGCGGGCGGTGTCGAAGCCCGCCTGGGCTTCCAGCACGTCGGTTTTATCCGACAGGCCGACATCGAAGCGCTCGTTGGCCTGGTCCAGCTGGCGCTTGAACGCGGCCTCTTCGGCCTTGGTCGATGCCAGGTTGTCCTGAGCGCGGAGCACGGCAAAGTAACTTTCGGCGCTCTGCAGAATCAGGTTCTGCTCGGTGGCCGACAGCTCCAACGCCGCTTGCTCGTCGATCGCTTGTGCCGCTTGCAGCTGGAACCAGCGGTCCGCACGGAACAGTGGTTGGCTCAGGTTGGCCTGGTAGACCATACCGCTGCGCGAGCTGGTGTTGGCGGGCGAGTCAACCTGGGTGCGGGTGTCGCTCAGGTTGGCACCGGCCGAGAGGTTTGGCAGCAGGCCGGCGCGGGCCTGGGGTACCACTTCGCTGCGCGCTTTATAGTCAGCGCGGGCGGCGGCCAGATCAGCGTTGTTGGCGGCGGCTTCTTGGTACACCGTGACCAGGTCGGTTTTGGTGGACAGTGGGGCTTGGTCAGCCCAGGCCATTGCGTTGGACGCGGCGGCCACAGCGAGAGCCAGAGAAAGTCTGCGCAACATGAGGTGATCCTGGTTTTTGGCGGTAATCGGCAAGGCTAAGGGGCCGTGCCCAGGGGGTCAAGGGCCGTTACGGCCGCTGCAGTGTAGTTTGCAGCAAGCTATGTTGCCTGAGTGCAACAATTAAATAGCTCGCGCTGTTTCGTCACAAAGCGACGTGCGGGTCATAGTTTTTGACTCGTGGGTTGGTTTTATTCGCCGGGGTTGATTAGACTGGCCGCGTTCTTGTCGGGGTGCCCCAATTGCGGGGCTGAGATTGGCAGCTGCCGGATCCCGTTGAACCTGATCAGGTTAAAGCCTGCGTAGGGAACAAGATGTGCTCGCCTTTCCTCTGGGTGAGCCTCTGGCACCACTCCAGGTGCGCCTCACGCCGCTCATCCGTCCAGGTTCGCTCCGACATCTAGCCCTGGAGAGCCGCCGATGAGCACACAAGAAAAAAACCTGAACCCAATGCTGAGTGAGTCAGCCCAGGTCGACCAGCAGTCGATTCAACCCTTCCCGCGCTCGCAAAAAGTCTATGTGCAGGGCTCGCGCCCGGACATTCTCGTGCCGATGCGTGAAATCAGCCTGGACGTTACCCCCACTGACTTTGGCGGCGAGGTCAACGCGCCTGTGGTGGTCTACGACACCTCCGGCCCTTACACCGACCCCAACGTTATTATCGACGTGCGCAAAGGCCTGGCCGATGTGCGTTCGCCGTGGATCGAGGCGCGCGGCGACACCGAGCGTCTGAGCGGCCTCAGCTCGAACTTCGGCCAGCAGCGCCTGGCGGATGCCGAGCTGACCAAGCTGCGCTTCGCCCACGTGAATAACCCGCGCCGCGCCAAGCCCGGGGCCAACGTCAGCCAGATGCACTACGCGCGCAAAGGCATCATCACCGCCGAGATGGAATACGTCGCCATCCGCGAGAACATGAAGCTGGAAGTGGCCCGCGCAGCGGGTCTGCTCGAGCAGCAACACGCCGGTCACAGCTTCGGTGCCAGCGTGCCGAAAATCATCACTCCGGAATTCGTCCGTGACGAGATCGCTCGCGGTCGCGCGATCATCCCCGCCAACATCAACCACACCGAATTGGAGCCGATGATCATCGGCCGTAACTTCCTGGTGAAGATCAACGGCAACATCGGCAACTCGGCGCTGGGCTCTTCGATTGAAGAAGAAGTGGCCAAGCTGACCTGGGGTATTCGTTGGGGCTCGGACACGGTGATGGACCTGTCCACCGGCAAGCACATTCACGAAACCCGCGAGTGGATCATCCGTAACTCGCCGGTGCCAATCGGTACCGTGCCGATTTACCAAGCCCTGGAAAAAGTTGGCGGCGCCGCCGAAGAACTGACCTGGGAGCTGTTCCGCGACACCCTGATCGAGCAGGCCGAGCAGGGCGTGGACTACTTCACCATCCACGCCGGGGTATTGCTGCGCTATGTGCCGATGACCGCCAAGCGCGTCACCGGCATCGTCTCGCGTGGCGGCTCGATCATGGCCAAGTGGTGCCTGGCGCACCACAAAGAGAACTTCCTCTACACCCATTTCGAAGATATTTGCGAAATCATGAAGGCCTACGACGTCAGCTTCTCGCTGGGTGATGGCCTGCGTCCGGGCTCGATTGCCGACGCCAACGATGAAGCGCAGTTCGGCGAGCTGGAAACCCTCGGCGAGCTGACCAAAATCGCCTGGAAGCACGACGTGCAGTGCATGATCGAAGGCCCCGGTCATGTACCGATGCAGCTGATCAAAGAGAACATGGACAAGCAGCTGGAGTGCTGTGACGAGGCGCCGTTCTACACCCTCGGCCCACTGACCACCGACATCGCCCCGGGCTATGACCACATCACCAGCGGCATCGGTGCGGCGATGATCGGCTGGTTCGGTTGCGCCATGCTCTGCTACGTCACGCCCAAGGAACACCTGGGCCTGCCGAACAAGGATGACGTGAAGACCGGCATCATCACCTACAAGATCGCCGCCCATGCCGCCGACTTGGCCAAGGGCCATCCGGGCGCGCAGATCCGCGACAACGCCCTGAGCAAGGCGCGCTTCGAATTCCGCTGGGAAGACCAGTTCAACCTTGGTCTCGATCCGGACACGGCGCGCAGTTACCACGACGAAACCCTGCCCAAGGATTCGGCCAAGGTCGCGCACTTCTGCTCCATGTGCGGGCCGAAATTCTGCTCGATGAAGATCACCCAGGAAGTGCGCGTGTACGCCGAAGAGCAGCGCATTGCCGCGCTCGACCTGGATGCTGAAGCGGGTATGCAAGCCAAGGCCGAGGAGTTCAAGGCGCAAGGCAGTGAGCTGTACCACAAGGTTTGATTGAGTTGGTTTGATCGAAACACCACCCACGGTTTGCGCCCTGGGTGGTTTTTATTTTTTTGAGGTGGCTTTTATCGTGATGACGACCAACACCTACTCGCCGCACCAGAGCGTGGCCAGTAACCAGCGCGTACTGGGTGCGCGGGACATGTTTTCCCTGTGGTTCTCCCTCGGGATCGGTTTGATGGTCTTACAGCTCGGCGCCTTGCTGGCACCGGGGTTGGGCATGAGTGGCGCGTTGCTGGCGATTGCCTGCGGCACGGCAGTCGGCGTGCTGTTGCTCGGCGCGGTGGCGGTAATTGGCAGTGACACCGGGCGTTCGAGCATGGCCGCCTTGAAGCTCAGTCTGGGCAGTAAAGGGGCTTTGTTGCCGGCCTTGCTCAATGTGCTGCAGCTGGTTGGCTGGGGCGCGTTCGAGATCATCGTGATGCGTGATGCTGCCGGTGTGCTGGCTGAGCGTGCATTCGGGGCTGGCACTGGCTGGAGTAACCCGCTGCTGTGGACGTTGTTCTTTGGCGCGCTGGCGACATTGCTGGCGGTCACCGGGCCGCTGACCTTCGTGCGCAAAATATTGCGCAAGTGGGGCATTTGGTTGTTGCTCGGCGCCTGCCTGTGGCTGACCTGGAACCTGTTCGACAAGGCCGACCTGGCCAGCATCTGGGCGCGTGCCGGGGATGGTTCGATGCCGTTTGCCCTGGGCTTTGACATTGCGATTGCCATGCCGTTGTCTTGGTTGCCGCTAATTGCCGACTATTCGCGCTTCGGCAAGAGTGCGGTACGGGTGTTTGGTGGTACGGCGCTGGGCTTCTTCCTCGGCAACGTCTGGCTGATGAGCCTGGGCGTGGCCTACACCCTGGCCTTTGCCACGGGTGCCGAGGCCAACGCGCTGCTGTTGGCGCTGGCTGGTGCCGGCTTGGGCATTCCGCTGCTGCTGATTTTGCTCGATGAGTCGGAAAACGCCTTCGCCGATATCCACTCTGCGGCGGTGTCTGCGGGTATCGTGCTGCCGCTGCGGGTTGAGCAGTTGGCCCTGGCGATTGGCGTGCTGTGCACCCTGATTGCCGGGCTGGCGCCGCTGGCCGAGTACCAGAACTTCCTGTTGTTGATCGGCTCGGTATTTGCGCCGCTGTTTGGCGTGGTGCTGGTTGATCACTTTATTCTGCGCCGTCGGCGTGCCGAACTGGCGCCTGCCTGCGCCTGGCGTGGCGATACCTTGCTGGCGTGGGGCTGTGGCGCGGTGATGTATCACCTGCTCAGCCATTACGCGCCGGAAATCGGTGCCACCCTGCCAGCGTTCCTGTTGGCGGCGGTGCTGCAGTTGCTGCTGGGTGGCCTGAGCCGCAAGCGCCTGGCTGCAATTAGCTGAGCGGCGCGATTTGCAGCGGCAGCAGTGCGGCATGGCTGCACCGCTGTTTGCCTGGCAGGCGCAATGGCTGCTTGCCAGACGCCTAGAAACAGCGTGTAAGCTGTGCTGAATACGCAGGCTGGCAACGCCGTCGCTGGTCGCGTCAGTCAGGTTTGGAGTCAGCGATGAATGCACAAGATGATGTTCAAGTGATCGAGCGCGAAGCCTGTTTCAGTGGCTTCTATAAGCTCGAACGTCTGCGTTTGCGCCATCGCCAGTTTGCCGGGGACATGGGCCCAGAGTTGAGTCGTGAATTATTCGTGCGCCACGAAGCGGTGTGTGTACTGCCCTACGACCCACAGCGCGATTGCGTGGTGTTGATCGAGCAGTTTCGCATCGGCGCGCTGGATAAAAGTACCAATCCCTGGCTGCTGGAATTGGTGGCAGGGTTGATCGACAAGGACGAGGTGCCGGAAGAAGTGGCGCGCCGCGAGGCGCTGGAAGAGGCCAACCTGGCGCTGAGCTCGTTGTGGCCGATCACTCAGTACTACCCGTCACCTGGCGGCTCGGATGAGCGCGTGCATCTGTTCGTCGGTCGTTGTGACAGCGAGGGGGCTGGCGGTGTGTACGGCCTGGCGGAAGAAGGCGAGGACATTCGCGTGCATGTCTGGCCGCTGGAAGATGCCCTGGATGCGGTCAAGGACGGGCGTATCGACAACGCCGCGAGCATCATTGCCCTGCAGTGGCTGGCACTGAACCTGGTTGAAGTCAGGGGGCTATGGTCATGAATCTGCTGCGCGAGCGCTATCGGGTCGACCTGGTCGAGCTGCAAGCCGCTTGCGAGGCCAACTATGCGCGCCTGATGCAGCTGTTGCCGGCGATGCGTGAAGGCGGTGAGGCGCGGCATGTGGCTTTGAGCCAAGGCGAGCAGCAGTTCGGCGTGCTGACGCTAGCTGTGCTGGAGACGTGCCCCTACACCTCGACCCTCTCCGTGCGCCAAGAGCCCAACCTGGACTGGTTACCGCTGCCGCAGCTGGAAGTGCGGGTGTATCACGATGCGCGCATGGCTGAGGTGGTGGGTGCGCAAAGCGCGCGGCGCTTCCATGGTCGTTACCCCTATCCGAATGCCGCGATGCACCAGCCGGATGAAAAGACCCAGCTCAACCTGTTTCTCGGGGAGTGGTTAAGTCATTGCCTGGCGTGCGGCCATGAATTGGCGCCGGTGCGCTAGTGCGTGCACGATTGTCCGATAAGCTGTTGCAATCCCTGGATTTACCGCTGGCGTTCTGTGACCTATTCCCCGTTCGTGGCTTTACCCTCGACCGGGCTGCCAGCATAATTCATGCATTCCGCTCAAGGAGAAGGCCTTGCCGAGCGCACTGAGTAACACCACTGCTGTTGATCGCTCGGTACTGCTGGTGCAGCTGTCCGACAGTCATCTGTTTGCCGACCAGGCGGGCAAGCTATTGGGTATGGATACCCGGGACAGCTTGCAGCGGGTGATTGCGTGCGTGCTGCAAGAACAGCCGCAGGTCGACCTGATCTTGGCCAGTGGCGATGTCTCGCAGGATGGCAGTGTCGAGTCTTATCAGCGCTTCCGGGAAATGACTGCGGCGATTCCCGCGCCGGCGCGCTGGTTTCCCGGAAACCACGATGAAATTCCCGCCATGCAAGCCGCCTGTGTCGGCAGCGATTTGCTCGACCCGGTGATTGATCTGGGTAACTGGCGCGTGACCCTGCTCGACTCCTCCATCCCTGGCGCGGTGCCTGGTTATCTCGATGATCAGCAGCTGGCGCAGTTGGAGCGCGCGCTGAGCGAGGCGCCAGATCGCCATCACCTGATCTGCTTGCACCACCATCCGGTGTCCATCGGCTGCAAATGGATGGAACCCATTGGTTTGCGCAATCCCGATGCCCTGTTTGCCGTGCTGCAGCGCTTCAACAATGTGCGTGCAGTGTTGTGGGGGCACATCCATCAGGAGTTTGACCAGCAGCGCGGCGCGACTCGTCTGCTGGCGTCGCCGTCGACCTGCGTGCAGTTCGCCCCGGGGAGTGAGGAATTTCAGGTCGATCAAAGCGCTCCCGGTTATCGCTGGCTGCGTCTGTTCGATGATGGCCGCCTGGAGACCGGCGTGTCGCGGGTTACCGGTATCACCTTCGAAATCGATTACACCATCAAAGGCTATTAAGGCGTCGCCCCACATGGCGGCTAAGCGGTTGCAGCCAGTCGCCGCTAACGGTTAGCCTCCCGCCCCATGACCACATCGATTCTGTATCTTCACGGGCTTAACAGCTCACCCGCATCGCTCAAGGCCAGCCTATTGCGCCGGGCCATGCAGCAGCTTGGCCTGGCAGAGCAATTGCGCGTGCCGGCCCTGCACCATCATCCACGTGAGGCGATTGCCCAGCTCGAGGCGCTGATTGGCGAGCTTGGTCGGCCCGTGCTGGTTGGCAGCTCGCTGGGCGGCTACTATGCGACCCATTTAGCTGAACGCCACGGGCTGCCTGCGCTGTTGATCAATCCCGCCGTACGCCCCCATCTGCATTTCACTGGCTACCTGGGCCCGCAGAAGAACTATTACAACGAGGAAACCTGGGAGCTGACCACCGACCATGTGGCGGCACTGGCCGAGCTGGACGTTGCGGTACTGCAAGACCCGGCGCGTTATCAGGTGTGGCTGCAGACGG includes:
- a CDS encoding DUF1249 domain-containing protein; the encoded protein is MVMNLLRERYRVDLVELQAACEANYARLMQLLPAMREGGEARHVALSQGEQQFGVLTLAVLETCPYTSTLSVRQEPNLDWLPLPQLEVRVYHDARMAEVVGAQSARRFHGRYPYPNAAMHQPDEKTQLNLFLGEWLSHCLACGHELAPVR
- the cpdA gene encoding 3',5'-cyclic-AMP phosphodiesterase — its product is MPSALSNTTAVDRSVLLVQLSDSHLFADQAGKLLGMDTRDSLQRVIACVLQEQPQVDLILASGDVSQDGSVESYQRFREMTAAIPAPARWFPGNHDEIPAMQAACVGSDLLDPVIDLGNWRVTLLDSSIPGAVPGYLDDQQLAQLERALSEAPDRHHLICLHHHPVSIGCKWMEPIGLRNPDALFAVLQRFNNVRAVLWGHIHQEFDQQRGATRLLASPSTCVQFAPGSEEFQVDQSAPGYRWLRLFDDGRLETGVSRVTGITFEIDYTIKGY
- a CDS encoding YqiA/YcfP family alpha/beta fold hydrolase, whose product is MTTSILYLHGLNSSPASLKASLLRRAMQQLGLAEQLRVPALHHHPREAIAQLEALIGELGRPVLVGSSLGGYYATHLAERHGLPALLINPAVRPHLHFTGYLGPQKNYYNEETWELTTDHVAALAELDVAVLQDPARYQVWLQTADETLDYRDAQAYYRASALRIQAGGDHGFQGFAERLPMLFAFAGIPRHLWQDIDFSALN